The proteins below come from a single Drosophila miranda strain MSH22 chromosome Y unlocalized genomic scaffold, D.miranda_PacBio2.1 Contig_Y1_pilon, whole genome shotgun sequence genomic window:
- the LOC117191557 gene encoding putative gustatory receptor 59b — MLWRSSLLDTDGGLFHDRLYMRFGGSVPAHASEGVMTNELRSYVIYQNSMNLNLKICGLFPANRKQWLNMMAAILCHSVMLLQYQLMMSAKQHNQ, encoded by the exons ATGTTATGGAGGTCTTCTCTATTGGATACTGACGGTGGACTTTTTCATGACCGACTATATATGCGATTTGGTGGCTCAGTACCAGCGCATGCTAGCGAGGGCGTCATGACCAACGAG CTACGTTCGTATGTGATCTACCAAAACAGCATGAATCTTAATTTGAAGATTTGCGGCCTCTTCCCAGCCAATCGAAAACAGTGGCTTAACATGATGGCGGCTATTCTATGCCACTCCGTAATGCTTCTTCAGTACCAGTTGATGATGTCCGCTAAGCAACACAATCAATAA